A single Rhopalosiphum padi isolate XX-2018 chromosome 4, ASM2088224v1, whole genome shotgun sequence DNA region contains:
- the LOC132928793 gene encoding DNA repair protein RAD51 homolog 3 isoform X2: MNRPIWTLPLSKHTINKLDKLGYKCCEDLIDSLDDPEKKSKVLRKHMESESEIRDMLKTPKYKTAAELDIERDSIATFCKSIDELLNGGVQVGRITELSGAPGSGKSQLSMQLCVSVQIPVCFEGLQAEAIYVDTNSNFSELRLTEMIDAFLGHVSKVLSGPIDFKGAANSELLKSLTTASMLSKIHRVQMNDLNQLYALYTTLERHPNVKLIVVDSFVMPLYQVENSLRKNTLVHSALDLLQTIACEHDLAVVLTNDLTTAITENGAEVFPALGESFGHRVQYRLLLSKIPNRPNEYAALLKKSVEHGRSAARFTISSNGVRDLPSEESSQ; this comes from the exons ATGAACCGGCCTATTTGGACATTGCCTTTAAGCAAGCACACGATAAATAAACTAGATAAACTTGGATACAAGTGTTGTGAAGATTTGATCGATTCActtg ACGATCCTGAAAAGAAATCAAAGGTTTTACGAAAACATATGGAATCAGAATCTGAAATCCGTGATATGCTGAAAACTCCTAAATACAAGACTGCTGCAGAATTA GATATTGAACGTGATAGTATTGCTACGTTCTGCAAGTCCATCGACGAACTTTTAAACGGCGGTGTTCAAGTTGGACGGATAACAGAATTGTCTGGAGCTCCAGGCTCGGGTAAAAGTCAATTAAG CATGCAACTCTGTGTATCCGTTCAAATACCGGTGTGTTTTGAAGGACTACAAGCTGAAGCAATTTATGTCGATACAAACTCAAATTTTTCCGAACTTCGGTTAACAG AAATGATCGACGCTTTCCTCGGCCATGTGTCTAAAGTATTATCGGGACCCATCGATTTCAAAGGAGCAGCCAATAGCGAGTTGCTAAAGAGTCTGACCACCGCTAGCATGCTGAGTAAAATACACAGGGTTCAAATGAATGACCTAAACCAGCTGTACGCTTTGTATACGACTCTCGAACGTCATCCGAAc GTGAAATTAATTGTGGTGGACAGTTTCGTCATGCCGCTGTACCAGGTGGAAAATTCGCTGAGAAAGAATACGCTGGTCCACAGCGCTCTGGATCTATTGCAAACCATCGCTTGCGAACACGATCTGGCT GTGGTGCTTACTAACGATCTGACAACCGCAATCACCGAAAACGGAGCAGAAGTCTTTCCGGCGTTAGGTGAATCGTTCGGTCATCGTGTTCAATATAGACTTCTGCTGAGCAAAATTCCCAACCGACCTAACGAGTACGCAGCGCTCCTGAAGAAAAGCGTCGAACACGGTCGTTCCGCTGCTCGGTTTACA atttcatCGAACGGAGTGCGTGATCTGCCTTCGGAAGAATCGTCGCAATAG